One stretch of Muribaculum intestinale DNA includes these proteins:
- a CDS encoding Crp/Fnr family transcriptional regulator produces MPHPIDILRKLHNFPDEIIERVQELMVDEHVRKGYCIESLRPTPGGTAFYIKKGAARTFYIDKGREYTLSFAFDDDFIITNTLTGIGPGVPMNVMFLEDSDIVTFVHSEMHQTIHEGISDVSPLEWTMFLNAILYEYAGYLEERLFNLYNASARERYEWVLRRYPRLGEVATTTQIASFLGITKETLYRIRGGKYSAR; encoded by the coding sequence ATGCCGCACCCTATAGACATTCTGCGTAAACTTCACAATTTTCCTGACGAGATAATAGAGCGGGTGCAAGAGCTGATGGTCGACGAACATGTAAGGAAAGGGTATTGCATAGAGAGCCTGCGTCCTACCCCCGGTGGTACAGCTTTTTATATCAAGAAAGGGGCTGCACGCACTTTTTATATCGATAAGGGACGTGAGTATACTCTTTCATTTGCATTCGATGATGATTTCATCATTACAAACACCCTTACAGGGATAGGGCCCGGGGTGCCGATGAACGTGATGTTTCTTGAGGATTCCGATATTGTGACTTTTGTGCACAGCGAGATGCACCAGACCATACACGAGGGCATATCCGATGTCAGTCCACTTGAATGGACCATGTTCCTTAATGCTATTCTGTATGAATATGCAGGATATCTGGAAGAGCGCCTGTTTAATCTGTACAATGCCTCGGCACGTGAGCGCTATGAGTGGGTGCTCAGACGTTACCCCCGTCTGGGTGAGGTTGCCACCACCACACAGATAGCGTCGTTTCTGGGTATAACCAAGGAGACACTCTATCGTATCAGAGGTGGAAAATACAGTGCGCGTTAA
- a CDS encoding TolC family protein gives MTVNRISRYAFILAGVAMLSSCHIYKKFEMPDDKPVLAEYVEARDAAMDSASFGNMRWQDMFTDPMLADLIGRALVSNVNLQNAKLNVDMAHSQLKGARLSYLPSLTLAASGNKAYYDITGMRDMPWTYQVPLSASWEIDIFGKTLNTNRRAKAALLQSEAYEQAVRSQIIAGVANCYYTIAMIEKQLQITRETAKLWGQNVEIMKDFKEAGRVTEAAVVQSAANYYSIQASITDLEVALNQANNSMSLLLNVAPQSWGISPDAVFRLPGVVSAGVPMRELAARPDVRAAEQSVAVAYYATNQARAAFYPGITISATGGFTNSVGSMVINPANWFANLAGSLTAPLFARGQLISNLEVAKANQAVAMNNFENTLMNAAAEVSDAYLTLEKSAEKSELLSHQVAELEKSVEYTMELLSYNGSTSYLEVLTAQQTLLQAQLNKVNCDNTHARAAVSLYQALGGGR, from the coding sequence ATGACAGTCAACAGAATATCACGATACGCTTTCATTCTTGCAGGTGTGGCAATGCTTTCGAGCTGCCACATCTACAAGAAGTTTGAGATGCCCGATGACAAACCGGTACTTGCCGAGTATGTCGAGGCACGCGATGCCGCTATGGACTCTGCTTCTTTCGGCAACATGCGCTGGCAGGATATGTTTACCGACCCGATGCTGGCCGACCTTATCGGACGCGCTTTGGTAAGCAACGTCAATCTGCAGAATGCCAAGCTCAACGTCGACATGGCCCACTCCCAGCTTAAGGGTGCGCGCCTCAGCTATCTTCCGTCGCTTACCCTCGCGGCCTCCGGCAACAAGGCTTACTATGATATTACAGGCATGCGCGACATGCCCTGGACATATCAGGTGCCTTTGTCGGCAAGCTGGGAGATTGATATCTTCGGCAAGACCCTCAACACCAACCGTCGCGCCAAGGCAGCCCTGCTTCAGAGCGAGGCTTACGAGCAGGCCGTGCGCTCGCAGATTATTGCGGGAGTGGCCAATTGCTATTATACAATCGCCATGATAGAGAAGCAGCTTCAGATTACGCGTGAGACCGCTAAGCTATGGGGACAGAACGTAGAGATTATGAAGGACTTCAAGGAGGCCGGCCGCGTCACAGAGGCTGCCGTCGTACAGAGTGCTGCAAACTACTACAGCATCCAGGCTTCGATTACCGACCTTGAGGTAGCTCTCAATCAGGCCAACAACAGTATGTCGCTTCTGCTCAACGTGGCTCCACAGTCGTGGGGCATCTCTCCCGACGCCGTATTCCGGCTCCCGGGAGTAGTAAGCGCCGGAGTGCCGATGCGCGAGCTCGCAGCCCGTCCCGACGTGCGTGCCGCAGAGCAGTCGGTTGCTGTGGCATACTACGCCACCAACCAGGCCCGTGCCGCATTCTATCCGGGCATTACCATCTCGGCTACCGGTGGATTTACCAATTCGGTAGGGTCAATGGTAATCAATCCGGCCAACTGGTTTGCCAATCTTGCCGGCTCGCTTACCGCGCCTCTGTTTGCCCGCGGCCAGCTTATCAGCAATCTTGAGGTTGCCAAGGCCAATCAGGCGGTGGCTATGAATAATTTCGAGAACACTCTTATGAATGCCGCAGCAGAAGTAAGCGACGCATATCTGACTCTTGAGAAGAGTGCCGAGAAGTCGGAGCTTCTTTCGCATCAGGTGGCCGAGCTTGAGAAGTCGGTAGAGTATACGATGGAGTTGCTTTCATACAACGGTTCCACATCATATCTCGAAGTGCTTACCGCACAGCAGACCCTTCTGCAGGCACAGCTTAATAAGGTGAACTGCGACAATACCCATGCACGTGCTGCCGTAAGCCTGTACCAGGCTCTTGGCGGCGGACGTTAA
- a CDS encoding efflux RND transporter periplasmic adaptor subunit — protein MKLNSAKTVGTSLIAGVAVVLASCGGGQQQQQMPVPQIATMTVEYGNSELESAYPVTIKGRTDIAIRPQVSGFITKVHVDEGQQVRKGQVLFTLDQVQYQAAVDAAQAAIRVAESAVNTAQLTADNKRRLYDKNIISEYEWQMADNQLKQAKAQLASANAQLVTAQKNLAYTVVTAPSDGVIGSIPNREGSLASPSSMEPLTTVSDNSEVYAYFSLNEKDILGMTDNGARSLNSSVDAMPPVSLRLANGEIYPEKGKVATVSGVIDNTTGAATVRALFNNPSGMLRSGSTGSVLIPNSFEKVIIIPQSATSELQNIRFAYVVNDSNKIVATPIQVSPISDGKNFIVVSGLEVGQRIAVEGVGTSVRDGITIQPVDASTQPQGAPQAAPDAAKE, from the coding sequence ATGAAATTGAATTCCGCAAAGACCGTCGGAACTTCGCTCATAGCCGGGGTAGCCGTAGTGCTTGCCTCGTGCGGCGGAGGACAGCAACAGCAGCAGATGCCGGTACCTCAGATTGCCACAATGACAGTGGAATATGGTAATTCCGAACTCGAAAGCGCCTATCCGGTGACCATCAAGGGGCGTACTGATATCGCAATCCGTCCGCAAGTATCAGGATTTATTACCAAAGTTCATGTAGACGAGGGCCAGCAGGTGCGTAAAGGCCAGGTTCTCTTTACTCTCGACCAGGTGCAGTATCAGGCTGCGGTAGATGCTGCCCAGGCAGCCATACGCGTGGCTGAAAGCGCAGTCAACACAGCCCAGCTTACCGCCGACAACAAACGTCGCCTGTATGATAAGAACATAATCAGCGAGTATGAATGGCAGATGGCCGACAACCAGCTCAAGCAGGCCAAGGCCCAGCTTGCATCGGCCAACGCTCAGCTTGTTACAGCCCAGAAAAATCTCGCCTATACTGTTGTCACCGCGCCCAGCGACGGTGTTATCGGTTCTATTCCCAACCGTGAAGGCTCTCTTGCATCGCCCTCGTCGATGGAGCCTCTCACAACAGTGAGCGACAACTCTGAGGTGTACGCCTATTTTTCTCTCAACGAAAAAGACATTCTCGGCATGACTGACAATGGCGCGCGCAGCCTCAACTCTTCGGTCGACGCTATGCCTCCGGTATCACTGCGTCTTGCCAATGGAGAGATTTATCCCGAGAAAGGAAAGGTGGCTACTGTCAGCGGAGTGATAGATAATACTACCGGTGCAGCCACAGTACGTGCTCTTTTCAATAATCCTTCGGGAATGCTCCGCAGCGGTTCTACCGGCTCAGTGCTGATTCCGAACTCTTTTGAGAAGGTAATAATCATACCGCAGTCCGCTACAAGCGAGCTTCAGAACATCCGTTTTGCCTATGTTGTCAATGACAGCAATAAGATTGTGGCTACTCCGATTCAGGTTTCTCCCATATCCGACGGAAAGAACTTTATCGTAGTGTCGGGTCTTGAGGTCGGACAGCGTATCGCCGTTGAGGGAGTGGGTACATCGGTAAGAGACGGCATTACAATCCAGCCTGTAGATGCCTCCACTCAGCCTCAAGGAGCACCTCAGGCCGCTCCTGACGCTGCCAAGGAATAA
- a CDS encoding efflux RND transporter permease subunit: protein MKLDTFINRPVLSTVISIFIVLLGLIGLFSLPITQYPDLAPPTIRVSTTYTGANAQAVLNSVIAPLEESINGAEGMTHMESTATNTGAADITVYFKQGFNADMAAVDVQNRVAKATNLLPAEVTQVGVLTQKRQTSMLMGVALYCDNGEYDEVFIDNYMKINVIPQLQRVNGVGDVMSFGADYSMRVWLKPDVMAQYKLMPSDIAAALREQNVEAAPGAFGEQGDQSFQYTIKYKGRLTTPEEFENIVVSANSNGQILYLKDVADIELGRVTYGFGNSLNGYPSTSAMIFQTAGSNATQIIKDCEKEIDLLAKDLPKGLHFAIPMNNNDFLEASIHEVIKTLIEAFILVFFVTYVFLQDFRSTIIPAIAIPVALIGTFFFMNIIGFSINLITLSALVLAIAIVVDDAIVVVEAVHAKLDVGYKSARKASIDAMNEIGGAIISITLVMMLVFIPVSFMPGTSGVFYQQFGITMAIAIGLSALNALTLSPALCAVFLKPHNDDKSLKERMGTAYSEAADVMKKRYSSVWKLNLPPMVTFLFLAATITFMVLGWYQLEVIWKLAVGVVCAIIAIMGIFSDRFKEGFELGYSRLLKFYNKASGFFIRHKITSFGIVGVSIAVLVWLMSITPTTLVPNEDTGYLFVMLDMPPGTSQERTAATLDKMDQVIMKIPGVKYTQKIMGYSFLAGQGNTYGTFIVKLDDWSERDESRSNEAIIRQIYGLTSTIKDGRIVAFAPPMITGYSLTNGFDLKMQDKTGGSIDNFYGIVQNFLRELMAQPEVQMAYSTFNPAFPQYMIDIDAAKAKQAGISPSTILSTLQGYYGGMYVSNFNRFGKIYRVMMQATPESRVSPETLSSIKIRNGAEMASLSNFVTLKRVYGPDLLNRFNMFTSISVTGQPAPGYTSGDCLAAVERVAAATLPAGFGYEYSGMTREEASSSGNGTAMIFGLCLLFVYLLLSAQYESYILPWSVILSIPFGLMGSFIFAGIDGISNNVYLQIALIMLIGLLAKNAILIVEFALERRRTGMAIVNAAIQGASARLRPILMTSLALVIGLLPMMFAHGVGANGNRALGTGSIGGMLIGMILQVLIVPALFVAFQMIQEKISPMKWKDTDNTGLESEIEQYSH, encoded by the coding sequence ATGAAATTAGATACATTTATTAACCGTCCTGTGCTATCGACGGTTATATCGATTTTTATAGTTTTGTTGGGTCTGATTGGTCTTTTTTCGCTTCCAATTACCCAATATCCCGATTTGGCACCGCCTACTATCCGAGTATCGACCACCTATACCGGTGCGAATGCTCAGGCTGTGCTGAATTCAGTAATCGCTCCTCTTGAGGAGTCAATCAACGGCGCCGAAGGCATGACCCATATGGAGTCGACTGCCACAAATACCGGTGCCGCCGACATCACAGTATACTTCAAGCAGGGCTTTAACGCCGACATGGCTGCTGTTGATGTGCAGAACCGTGTCGCTAAGGCTACTAATCTTCTGCCTGCCGAGGTTACCCAGGTAGGTGTGCTTACCCAGAAGCGCCAGACATCCATGCTTATGGGTGTGGCTCTATATTGCGACAATGGGGAATATGACGAGGTGTTCATTGATAACTATATGAAAATCAATGTCATCCCTCAGCTTCAACGTGTCAACGGTGTGGGTGACGTAATGTCGTTTGGCGCCGACTATTCTATGCGTGTGTGGCTTAAGCCCGACGTAATGGCCCAGTATAAGCTCATGCCGTCGGATATCGCCGCAGCTTTGCGCGAACAGAATGTCGAGGCTGCTCCCGGTGCGTTTGGCGAACAGGGCGACCAGTCGTTCCAGTATACCATTAAGTATAAAGGACGTCTTACCACTCCCGAGGAGTTTGAAAATATAGTTGTAAGTGCTAACTCTAACGGTCAGATTCTGTATCTAAAGGATGTGGCCGACATTGAACTCGGCCGTGTGACCTATGGCTTCGGCAACAGTCTGAACGGATATCCGTCGACTTCGGCGATGATTTTCCAGACAGCAGGCTCCAATGCGACTCAGATTATCAAGGACTGCGAGAAGGAGATTGACCTCCTTGCAAAAGACCTTCCCAAGGGTCTGCACTTCGCTATCCCGATGAACAACAACGACTTCCTTGAGGCGTCTATTCACGAAGTTATCAAGACCCTTATAGAGGCGTTTATCCTTGTGTTCTTTGTGACCTACGTCTTCCTTCAGGACTTCCGGTCGACCATCATTCCCGCTATTGCCATCCCTGTGGCACTTATCGGTACATTCTTCTTCATGAACATTATCGGGTTCTCGATCAACCTTATCACCCTGTCGGCTCTCGTGCTTGCTATCGCGATTGTGGTTGACGATGCGATTGTGGTGGTCGAGGCGGTGCATGCCAAACTCGATGTGGGATACAAGAGCGCCCGTAAAGCGTCGATTGACGCTATGAACGAGATTGGCGGCGCCATCATATCCATTACTCTGGTAATGATGCTTGTGTTTATCCCTGTATCGTTCATGCCAGGCACCTCTGGTGTGTTCTATCAGCAGTTCGGTATCACCATGGCTATCGCTATCGGTCTGTCGGCTCTTAACGCGCTCACCCTGTCGCCGGCTCTGTGTGCTGTATTCCTCAAGCCCCACAATGATGACAAGTCGCTCAAAGAGCGTATGGGTACAGCATATTCCGAGGCCGCAGATGTAATGAAGAAGCGTTATTCGTCGGTATGGAAGCTCAACCTTCCCCCGATGGTTACATTCCTCTTCCTCGCAGCTACGATTACTTTCATGGTACTCGGCTGGTATCAGTTAGAGGTGATATGGAAACTCGCAGTCGGTGTGGTATGCGCTATCATAGCTATCATGGGCATCTTCAGCGACCGTTTCAAGGAAGGATTCGAGCTGGGATATTCACGCCTGCTTAAATTCTACAACAAGGCTTCCGGATTCTTTATCCGCCATAAGATTACATCATTTGGAATAGTCGGCGTCAGCATCGCGGTGCTCGTATGGCTTATGTCGATTACACCTACCACCCTTGTGCCTAATGAAGATACCGGATATCTGTTTGTGATGCTTGACATGCCTCCCGGCACTTCCCAGGAGCGTACCGCAGCCACTCTCGACAAGATGGACCAGGTAATCATGAAGATTCCCGGAGTGAAGTATACCCAGAAGATTATGGGTTATAGCTTCCTTGCCGGACAGGGTAACACCTACGGTACATTCATCGTGAAGCTCGACGATTGGTCGGAACGTGACGAGTCGCGCAGCAACGAGGCGATTATCCGCCAGATTTACGGCCTGACGTCAACTATCAAGGACGGACGTATCGTGGCATTCGCTCCTCCTATGATTACCGGTTACTCTCTTACCAACGGTTTCGACCTCAAGATGCAGGACAAGACCGGCGGTTCGATTGACAACTTCTATGGAATCGTACAGAATTTCCTCCGTGAGCTGATGGCACAGCCTGAGGTACAGATGGCTTACTCTACATTCAATCCTGCCTTCCCGCAGTATATGATTGACATTGATGCCGCCAAGGCCAAGCAGGCCGGTATCAGTCCCTCGACTATCCTTAGCACACTACAGGGATATTATGGAGGTATGTACGTGTCCAACTTTAACCGATTCGGTAAGATATACCGTGTGATGATGCAGGCCACTCCCGAGTCGCGTGTATCGCCCGAGACTCTGTCGAGCATTAAGATACGAAACGGAGCAGAAATGGCATCTTTGTCCAATTTCGTAACCTTGAAGCGTGTCTACGGTCCCGACCTTCTCAATCGATTCAACATGTTTACATCGATTTCTGTCACCGGCCAGCCGGCTCCGGGATATACTTCCGGCGACTGTCTTGCCGCGGTAGAGCGTGTGGCTGCCGCCACTCTGCCTGCCGGATTCGGCTATGAATACTCCGGTATGACACGCGAGGAGGCAAGTTCGTCGGGCAACGGCACCGCCATGATTTTCGGTCTCTGTCTGCTTTTCGTATATCTTCTGCTTTCCGCTCAGTACGAGAGCTACATTCTCCCCTGGTCGGTAATCCTCTCGATTCCGTTCGGTCTTATGGGTTCGTTCATATTTGCAGGAATCGATGGCATATCCAACAATGTGTACCTGCAGATTGCGCTCATCATGCTTATCGGACTTCTTGCGAAGAACGCCATCCTTATCGTTGAGTTCGCCCTTGAGCGTCGCCGTACGGGTATGGCGATTGTCAATGCTGCTATCCAGGGTGCATCGGCTCGTCTGCGTCCTATCCTCATGACCTCGCTCGCTCTTGTCATCGGTCTGCTCCCGATGATGTTTGCCCACGGAGTAGGCGCCAACGGTAACCGTGCCCTCGGTACAGGATCTATCGGCGGTATGCTTATCGGTATGATTCTCCAGGTACTTATCGTTCCGGCCCTGTTTGTAGCATTCCAGATGATTCAGGAGAAGATTTCTCCCATGAAGTGGAAGGATACCGACAATACCGGACTTGAATCGGAAATCGAGCAGTATTCACATTAA
- the lpxA gene encoding acyl-ACP--UDP-N-acetylglucosamine O-acyltransferase: MISPLAHVDPAAKIGNNVKIYPFAFIDADVEIGDDCVIMPYVSIMDGTRIGRHNKIYQGSIIGADPQDFRWKGEKTYCVIGDNNIIREQVIINRGIHANGATTIGNDSFIMAEAHIGHDSQIANKVVLGNGATIAGDCKVGTCSILSSNSVLHERSEVGDWVVVKGGCRITGNVPPYVIIAHNPATYYGINAFIMRKHGFTDEQIDDVAKAYRHIYQAGTSVFNGLKRVEADVAPSDVRSNIVDFIRGHQLKIVAVPTELE; this comes from the coding sequence ATGATTAGTCCATTAGCACATGTCGACCCTGCTGCCAAGATTGGCAACAATGTCAAGATTTACCCCTTTGCTTTTATCGATGCCGATGTCGAGATTGGCGACGACTGCGTGATTATGCCCTATGTGAGCATCATGGACGGTACACGTATAGGCCGGCATAATAAAATCTATCAGGGTTCGATTATCGGTGCCGATCCTCAGGATTTCCGCTGGAAAGGTGAAAAGACTTACTGTGTAATCGGCGACAACAATATAATCCGAGAGCAGGTGATTATCAACCGAGGCATACATGCCAATGGTGCCACTACCATTGGAAATGACTCCTTTATCATGGCCGAGGCTCATATCGGTCACGACAGCCAGATTGCCAACAAGGTTGTGCTCGGCAACGGCGCAACTATCGCCGGCGACTGTAAGGTTGGCACCTGTTCGATACTTTCGTCCAATTCTGTGCTCCACGAGCGCAGTGAGGTGGGCGACTGGGTGGTGGTGAAAGGCGGTTGCCGTATCACCGGCAATGTGCCTCCATATGTCATTATCGCCCACAACCCTGCCACATATTACGGTATCAATGCGTTTATTATGCGCAAGCATGGATTTACCGACGAGCAGATCGACGATGTGGCAAAGGCCTACCGTCATATATATCAGGCAGGCACCTCAGTGTTCAACGGTCTGAAGCGTGTCGAGGCCGACGTAGCGCCGAGCGATGTACGCAGCAATATCGTCGACTTTATCCGCGGACACCAGCTCAAGATTGTGGCTGTGCCAACCGAACTGGAGTAA
- a CDS encoding undecaprenyl-phosphate glucose phosphotransferase, with amino-acid sequence MNKKGKYGKYLSFIETIAGFIIVNLAFVVACLFDTDIVGFRWKVSWLVVNVSYLPVAMMFNRFPMPRSIHVDRVVVRSIEGVGMHALFFFALLTFLNSWVHNDSFYLWFYGLMIVLLPCGLVATRMLVKRFRRKGRNYSTAVIVGTGETAHRLRSEMLADAGYGYKCLGFFSINRDSMPADDPLCIGNIDTLEEFIQKNEVNEIYYAESGENYASMKRVMRIADDHVVRFFYVPLLNAYVSRAAQLSNIGQVSVLDVHPDPLSGWMARTVKRGFDIVFSSIALLFSPIVFIPVAIAIKCSSPGPVFFRQKRTGYKGHEFMCWKFRTMRVNSGSDCVQATRGDARVTKVGEFLRHTSIDELPQFINVWLGDMSVVGPRPHMIKHTDDYRKIIDKYMVRHFIKPGITGWAQIRGFRGQTEELWQMEKRVECDIWYMENWNLFLDIKIIVLTIVNAIRGEENAY; translated from the coding sequence GTGAATAAAAAAGGCAAATACGGTAAGTATCTCTCCTTTATAGAGACCATAGCGGGATTTATTATTGTCAATCTCGCCTTTGTAGTCGCATGTCTTTTCGATACCGACATAGTCGGATTCCGGTGGAAAGTGTCGTGGCTCGTGGTCAATGTCAGTTATCTGCCGGTAGCGATGATGTTCAATCGCTTCCCTATGCCGCGTTCGATTCATGTCGACAGAGTTGTCGTGCGCTCGATAGAAGGAGTGGGTATGCATGCGCTGTTCTTCTTCGCGCTGCTTACTTTTCTGAATTCATGGGTGCACAATGATTCGTTCTATTTGTGGTTTTATGGACTTATGATAGTGCTTCTGCCGTGCGGGCTTGTGGCTACACGCATGCTTGTGAAGCGCTTCAGACGTAAGGGGCGCAACTACAGCACTGCGGTCATTGTGGGCACCGGAGAGACTGCCCACAGGTTACGCTCGGAGATGCTCGCCGATGCCGGATATGGATACAAATGCCTGGGTTTCTTCTCGATAAACCGCGACAGTATGCCGGCCGACGACCCTTTGTGTATAGGCAACATCGATACTCTCGAGGAGTTTATACAGAAAAACGAAGTAAACGAGATATATTATGCCGAATCGGGTGAGAACTATGCCTCGATGAAGCGAGTGATGCGTATTGCTGATGATCATGTGGTGCGCTTTTTCTATGTGCCGTTGCTTAATGCCTATGTGAGTCGTGCCGCACAGTTGTCCAATATAGGGCAGGTGTCGGTGCTTGATGTGCATCCTGATCCTCTGTCGGGATGGATGGCGCGCACTGTAAAGCGCGGTTTTGACATTGTGTTTTCTTCTATCGCGCTTCTGTTTAGTCCGATAGTGTTTATCCCCGTGGCGATTGCGATTAAATGCTCCTCGCCTGGTCCGGTGTTTTTCCGTCAGAAGCGCACCGGATATAAGGGCCATGAGTTTATGTGCTGGAAATTCCGTACCATGCGTGTTAATTCAGGAAGTGACTGTGTGCAGGCTACCCGAGGGGATGCGCGTGTCACAAAAGTCGGCGAATTCCTGAGGCACACATCTATCGATGAGCTACCCCAATTTATTAATGTGTGGCTCGGCGACATGTCGGTAGTAGGGCCGCGACCTCATATGATAAAGCATACCGACGATTACCGTAAGATTATCGACAAATATATGGTGCGCCATTTTATTAAACCGGGTATCACAGGATGGGCGCAGATAAGAGGATTCCGCGGCCAGACGGAGGAGTTGTGGCAGATGGAAAAGCGTGTCGAATGCGACATATGGTATATGGAAAACTGGAATCTGTTTCTTGATATCAAGATAATAGTCCTTACGATAGTCAATGCCATAAGAGGCGAAGAGAATGCATATTGA
- a CDS encoding type I phosphomannose isomerase catalytic subunit — protein sequence MNAIIPPFKFVPYLKSVLWGGNKIAPFKGIVTDQKSIGESWEISGVPGHESIVAEGDDKGMTLPALIEKYGARLVGDKVYARFGNTFPLLIKLIDAEKDLSVQVHPDDRLAKERHNSLGKTEMWYIVDAEPGAKIYAGLSEQITPDDYTRLVGEKKIMDVIACHDSHDGDLFFLPAGRIHAIGAGNLLAEIQETSDITYRVYDFDRRDAEGNTRELHTEQAKDAIDYKVYPEYKSEYDREAKGEVPLIDCEYFDVNLVKADGHQDIAINHDSFMVIMCLEGECQIITDHGTITPMRRGETILVAAATASVEANGSATLLTAQA from the coding sequence ATGAATGCTATAATTCCTCCTTTTAAGTTTGTCCCTTACCTGAAGTCGGTACTTTGGGGTGGTAACAAGATTGCCCCGTTCAAGGGTATAGTCACTGACCAGAAATCCATCGGCGAAAGCTGGGAAATTTCCGGTGTGCCCGGACATGAATCGATAGTGGCCGAGGGCGACGACAAAGGAATGACCCTCCCTGCGCTCATCGAGAAGTATGGCGCACGTCTTGTCGGCGACAAGGTATATGCCCGCTTCGGCAATACATTCCCTCTGCTTATAAAACTTATCGACGCCGAGAAGGACCTTTCCGTTCAGGTACATCCCGATGACCGGCTTGCCAAGGAACGCCACAATTCACTCGGAAAGACCGAAATGTGGTATATCGTGGATGCCGAGCCCGGCGCTAAAATATATGCAGGACTTTCGGAGCAGATTACCCCCGACGACTATACACGCCTTGTCGGAGAAAAGAAAATCATGGATGTGATAGCCTGTCATGATTCCCACGACGGCGACCTCTTCTTCCTTCCCGCAGGACGTATCCACGCTATCGGCGCAGGCAATCTTCTTGCCGAGATTCAAGAGACCAGCGATATCACCTATCGCGTATACGACTTCGACCGCCGTGACGCCGAGGGAAATACCCGCGAACTCCATACAGAGCAGGCCAAGGATGCCATCGATTATAAAGTGTATCCCGAATACAAATCGGAATATGACCGTGAGGCTAAGGGCGAGGTGCCTCTGATTGATTGTGAATATTTCGATGTAAACCTTGTCAAGGCCGACGGACATCAGGATATTGCCATCAATCATGATTCGTTTATGGTAATCATGTGTCTGGAAGGCGAGTGCCAGATTATCACCGACCATGGAACAATTACCCCGATGCGCAGAGGCGAGACTATCCTTGTTGCAGCCGCTACAGCTTCGGTAGAGGCCAACGGAAGCGCCACACTCCTAACCGCACAGGCTTAA